The nucleotide window CGCGAAAGCCCGGGCGGCAATCCGCTGATCGTATGGAACCAGCCGCACCCGATCCACCTGGCGGAACTGATGTACCGCGCCGATCCGTCGAAGGCCACGCTGGAACGCTATCGCGAACTGGTGATGGAAACCGCGGCCGGCATGGCCTCGATGCTGCACTGGGAAGCGGCGCGCCAGCGCTATGTACTGGGGCCGCCGATGTGGATCGCGCAGGAGATCTACGACCAGGCCACCAGCATGAACCCCACTTATGAACTGAGCTACTGGGCCCGCGGCCTGGAGATCGCCCAGCAATGGCGCGAGCGCCTCGGCCTGCCGCGCGACGAGGACTGGGAACACCGCCGCACCCACCTGTCGGCGCTGCCGCAGAAGGATGGCAAGTACGTCGCCATCGAAAGCACGCCGGACACCTGGGACAACATCGCCAGCCGCCATGACCATCCTTCGTTCCTGATGGCGCTGGGCCAGTTGCCGGGCGATGGCGTCGACCGCGCCGTGATGCGCCGCACGCTCGATGCCACGCTGGCCAGCTGGGACTGGGCCACCAAGATCTGGGGCTGGGATTACCCGATGGTGGCGATGACCGCGGCCCGCCTGGAAGCGCCCGAGCTGGCGGTGGACGTGCTGCTGAAAACGGATGGCCCGAACAATGCTTACACGGCGGCCGGCCATAACCCCAACACGGGCCTGCCCGTCTACCTGCCCGGCAACGGCGCCCTGCTGGCCGCCGTCGGCATGATGGCGGGCGGCTGGGATGGCGGCCCGGAGCGGCCCGCGCCGGGGTTCCCGGACAATGGCAAGTGGGTCGTCAAGGCCGAGGGGTTCCAGAAGCTGCCATGATGGCCGGCCCGGCAGCAGCCGCCGCTGCCGGGATTGCGACCATGCCGTGTTCTTCCGGCCGCAGGGTCAGCACCGCCACGCCGGTGGCCGTTACCGCCACCGTGTGCTCGAACTGCGCGGACAGCGAGCCGTCACGCGTCACCACCGTCCAGCCATCGCTCAGCGTCGTCACGCTGCGCCCGCCCCGGTTGAACATCGGTTCGATGGTGAACACCATGCCTTCACGCAGCTCCATGCCCGTGCCGCGCTCGCCGAAGTGGCGCACCTGCGGCGCCTCGTGCATCTGCTGGCCGATGCCGTGCCCGCAATATTCGCGCACCACCGAACAGCCGTTGCGCTTCGCGTGGCGTTCGATGGCCCAGCCGATATCGCCGAGCCGGGCGCCGGGCCGCACCGCGCGGATGCCCTTCCACATCGCTTCGTACGTGGCCTGCACCAGGCGCCTGGCAGCGGGAGCGACTTCCCCGACCAGGTAGGTCTTGCTGGAATCGGCGATGTAGCCGTTCTTTTCCAGCGTGATGTCGAAGTTGACGATATCGCCGTCCTTCAGCACGTCCGCCGCCGACGGCACGCCATGGCACACGACGTGGTTGACGGATGAATTCAGCACGAAGGCAAAGCCGTACTGCCCCTTGCTGGCGGGACGCGCTGCCAGTTCGTCGACGATAAAGCGCTCGACCATGGCATCGATCTCCAGGGTCGACTTGCCGGCCAGCGGCGTGCGGTCCAGCAGGCCGAACACGGACGCCAGCAGGCGGCCCGATTTGGCGAGCAGCGCCACTTCGTGGGGTGTCTTTGTCATGCGGCGCTCCCGGCGGGTCCCTGGCTTCCGCGCAGGCAGGGTCGCCCATCCTTTTTCGACAGTCTTGCCATTTCCATGCTCACTCCTTGATATACGCAACGTAAACGAACTATATACGAAACATATAACGACGCCAAGCAGCGCGACGGTGCTTGTCCAGCCAGGCTGGCTGATGGCAGAATCGTTCCCGCCCTGCGCCGCGCGCATGGCCAACCACACTGGGAAACGGTCATGACGGCAAAGGTTTGGGCAACGGTCAGGGATGTCATCGACGGGCTGGCGCCGCTGGCCGACGACGGCTTAGCTAGCGAGATGAGTGCCTACCAGCGCGGGCAATTCGCCTTCCTCGGCATTCCCGCAGTGCCGCGGCGCGCGGCGGTGGGCAAGCCCGGCAGTGGCCTGAACGGGGAGGAAGCCCTGCAGGTGGCGGCCCGCTTGTGGGACTTGCCCGGGCGCGAGTACAAATACACGGCGGCCGATGTGCTGCTCCAGGCGGCCGGCCGCCTCGATGGCACGGCGCTGGACCCGCTGCTCGACCTGGCGCAGCGCGAACCCTGGTGGGACACGGTCGACCCGCTCGCCACCGTCATCGGCACGGTGGTGCGCCGCCGGCGCGGCGTGGAGTCAGGCGTGTGCGAAGCGATGGATGCGGCATCGGCGCATCCATCACTGTGGGTGCGGCGTATCGCCATGATCCACCAGCGCGGCTGGCGGCTGGACACGGACGAGGCGCGGCTGTTCCGCCATGCGCTGGCGCTGGCCGGCGAGCCCGACTTCTTTATCCGCAAGGCCATCGGCTGGGCGCTGCGCGACTACGGGCGCTGGAATCCGCCCGCGGTGACCGCCTTCCTCGCCACGCATGGCGCCCGCTTCTCGCCGCTGACCGTGCGCGAGGCCCGCAAGCACCTGCCACCCGTCACCAGCTGAACACCTTCGGCAAAAAACCGGTGACAGGCTCCATTTTCCAGGCAACACGTGTTGCAAAAGAATCGAAGCCTGTCACCGGTTGTGAACTGGAGAGCCAAAAACAAAAACCGGTAACAGGCTCTAATGCCTTAAGTTAAGGCGACATGACTATTTGAGTTGGCGTTTGGGGGCTTGGTGTCGGACATTTTTTCCGAGCGCTTCATCCGGAAAATGTGTCGGACACTGGTTTTTGCTCAGGAAATCGGCAAGCTCATGTGAAGACCGGTGTCCGACACCGAAAAGCCGGTGTCCGGGACGAGCGATGGCATGCATGCCATCGCCGCCTGGCAGGCGCGAAGCACGCTTCGCGAAACCCCTGCCAAGCCACCAATACGCCATCGCCGCGAACTATGTCGAATTGCGCTAGCTTAACGGCATTAGTGACAGGCTCCATTTTTCGGGCAACACCTGTTGCAAAAGAATTGGAGCCTGTCACCGTTTTTGCGGCAACTGTTTAGTGCGGGGCTGGGCTGGTCAGCGCTTCTTCGACCACTTGTCGTAGGCGGCGAGCGCCGAGGCGGGCCCGTTGCCATACCAGCCGTAGCCGTCGCGGCGCTCCTTGCTGAGCTCGTTGACGTCGGTGTGGATGGTGCCGTCGCGGTCGCCGAAGATCGGCTTCATCGTGGCGATGTCGTACATGCGCGCCCACATCGGGCCGGCGCCGGGCCGGGCTTCGAGGAAGCGGCCATTCTCGGCCTTCGTGGTCCAGCCCACGTCGCGCACGGCGACCCGCTTCAGCCACGCGGCGGCCGCATCGATGGCCGCCACGACTTCCGGCGTCGGCCGCGGTTGCTCCATCAGCAGCCTGAGCAGCCGCGACGTTTCCGAGCTGGACAGCGCCACCGGCTCGAAATTGCGTGCCCCCACCGGCGCCAGGGTCAGCGCATCGTGCTGCTGGCACCAGCCCGTCAGCTGGCCATCGACGCGGATCTGGCTGGCCACCAGCACCTTGATCGCCCGGCCATGCGCGGCCCCGGCCCGGGCCGCCAGCTCGGGCGGCACGAAGGCATAGTCGCCGCCCCGCGCGGCCACCATGGCCAGCAGGTCGGCCACCTGGGCGAACGCATTGTCGTTGAACGTAATGGCATCGTGGTAGCCGCCCTGCAGCGGATACACCTGCGGGAAGCCGCCGTTCGGGTATTGGGCGTCGAGCAGGTAACTCACGCCCCGCTCGAAGGCCTGCCGATACGCGGCGCCGGGCGCGCCGGGCAGCGCCGCCTGCACGCGGGCCAGGAACGCCAGCTCGGTGGTGGTGGCATCGTTGTCGATCGTGCCCACGTAGTTCCAGCCCTTGGTCGCGACGATCACGCCGCCGGACGGGTCGTCGTCGATCGGCGCATAGTGCTCGCCCTTCTGCCGCAGGTGGCCGGTGCGGTTGACGTTCTTGCCCCAGCCGCCCGCCGGGGTCTGGAAGCTGACGATATTGTCGGCCACGTGCCGCGCCTCGGCCGACGCGTACCACGCCGCCGGCTGCTTCAGCGGCATGCCGGAATCGCCGTGCAGCCGCGCCTGTGCTTCCGGCGGGGCCGTCCCGCTGGCCCGTTCCGCCGCCAGCGTGGCCTTGTCGCGCTCCATCAGCGCGCGCGAGCGTTCCAGGTAGGCGCGCCATGCCGCCCGCTCCGTCTCGCCCAGCGTGGCGATGCGCGCTTCCGTGACCGGCTGCGCACGCGTCATCGTGCCGATCACCGTTGCCTGCGCAGCGGGCAGGCCCCAGCCCGCCGCCAGTGCCAGCGCCAGCGCGAGCGCGGTTCTCTTCATCTGCATGTCTCCTCCATGGGTGTTGCGTGGCGGCTTATCCCGCCAGTTTTTCGTCGTACCGCTTGCCGCCGATCGTCACGTTGCGCAGGGTGACATCGCGCGCATTGTGCAGGAACCACGGCGCATCGGCGCGCACCGCGTTGCCGAAGTCGCAGTCGCTGATCGTCACCCTTTGTACCGGCAGCACCGGGAGCACCGGCCTGTCCGGCGCGCCGTTGTAGCTGTGCGCCACCGGGCCGAGCACGACGAACGCCTGGTAGCAGCCGAAGCGCCCTTCCGGCGTGTCCACGTTGCTCACCCTGATGCCGGAAATATGCACGTCCGACACCTCCGGCGGCCGGCTGCGCACCAGGTCGAACGATGGCGTGTAGTCGCAATCGAAGGTGATCACCGCGCCGCCGCCGGTGGGCACGGTTTTCGCCGGCACCGGCCCGCCCGGGATCGGCGTGTAGAAGCCGGGCTTGAGCCGCACGCCGTTCGGCAGCGTCAGGTCGCGCACGTAGAAATGGCGCAGGTAGCCGCCCCGGTTCATATTGGTTTTCAGCCGCACCACGGTGTTGATCGGATCGGTGGCGTAGTGGATATTGCGCACGTCGATGTTCTGCGCATACACGTGCTCGATCCCGGCCGACATCTCGCTGCCCAGCGTGATGCCGCCATGGCCGCTGTTCATCACCGAGTTCTGGATCACCACGTTGCGCGTGGGGCCGTAGCCCACGTCGGCATTCTTGCCTGCCTTGATGGCGATGCAGTCGTCACCCGTGTTGAACCAGCAGCCGTCGACCAGCACGGTGTCGCACGATTCCGGATCGAAGCCGTCCGAATTCGGCCCGATCGATTCCATCTTCACCTTTGAAAAATGCACATTGCGGCACTTGACCGGATGGTGGATCCAGAACGGCGCGTTGACCGCCTGGTAGCCCTGCATCAGCACGTCCTCGCAATCCATGAACTCGACGAGGCAAGGCCGCAGGTAGTGGCCCAGCCCGAAGATGCGCCTGTCGACCGGCACGCCGGCCTCGGACAGCGCCGGCAGGTATTTTTCATCGGAGCGCCCGTGCGGCCGGTCGCCGGCGATGCGCGCCAGCGTGGCCGCGTCCAGGTGCGGCGCCATCGTCGCCAGCGGCGGATTGGCGGGGTTGTCCACGCCCTGGTGCAGCGCGCCCTTCTCGGCGCCCTTCTGGTTCATGCTCCACCAGCCCGGCCCGCTGCCATCCTCGTACGGCACGCCGGCCTGGCCATCCAGGATGCTGGTCCAGTCCTCGCCCGTGATGGCGATGTTCTTCTGGCCGCGCGCATACACCAGCGGCGCGAAGTTGAAGCAGTCGTTGCCCTGCCAGCGCGACAGCACCAGCTTGCCGTTGGCGCCGCAGTCGACCGTCTGCGCTTCCGGATAATCGCGCGCGTAGTCGGCCGGGTTGGCGCTGAAGTACACGTGCACGCCTTTCGCCAGGTGCACGTGCACATTGGACAGCAGCACGATCGGTCCCTTCAGGTACCAGTCGCCGGCCGGCACCAGCACGCGACCGCCGCCGGCCTTGTGCGCGGCGGCGATCGCGGCGCGCAGCGCGGGATGGCTGTCGTGCGAACCCGGCACGGGCGTCGTCACCTGCCCCCGGGCGCGGATGGTCGGATAGCCCGCCACCTTGTGCACCTTGCACGGCTTGCCGCCGTAGGCCGTAACCACGAAGTCGCGTTTCGGAAACGGCAGCGGCCTGGCGAACACGCCGGCGATCTGCCGGGCGCGCGCCCACGGGTCCGCGGCCTGGGCGCGGCCCGGTGCGGGCAGGCCCAGGAAGGACACGGTGCCCAGCGCGGCGGTCCCCTTGATCCACTGGCGGCGCTGCAGGAAGGTCTTGTCTGTCATGGCGATTCCATGGTTGTCGCAGATCGCTCCGCATGTCGAACAACGCGACGAAGCCGGCCCATGGCCGGCTTCGTCGCGGATGAAACTACCTCACACCAGGTGCATCAGAACTTGTACTCCACCGAGAGTCGGAACACGCGGCCCAGCATGTCGGCCATGCTCGTCACGTAGCCGCCGCTGTAGACGCTGTTGGCGGTGAGCGGTGGCCACTCCTCCGTGATGTTGTTCACGCCCAGGCTGACGGTGGTGTTCTTGATGCCCGTATAGCGCAGGTTCACATTGAACTGGCTGTAGTCGTCCACCTTGGTCAGCGTCGACCCCACGCGCGGCGTCAGGTCCGTCACGCCGCGCTGGTAGCGCTGCGACAGCGTGGCGCGCCACGGGCCCTGGCCCCAGCTGAACGACGCAGTGTGCTTCCAGCGCGGATTGATCTGCGGCATGCCCGCCAGGCCGGCGTTCGGGCCCGCGCCGCCGAAGCGGCCATCGTTGGTGATGATGCCGATGTTGGTGTGCCACGGGCCATCCTTCTCGGACTGGAACTCGTACTTGTGGTACCAGGTGCCATCCAGTTTCGCGTCGAAGGTGCCGTAGCTGGTGACAGGGAACCGGTAGCTGGCCGAGACGTCGGCGCCGCGGATGCGGCTCATGCCCCGGTTGGCCTGGCTGGCCACGATATGGTCGATCGTGCCATCGGCGCGGCGCAGGATGAATTCCTCGTACTTGGCCGGGTCCTGCTGCACTTCGGCGATCGTCACCGCGCCCAGCACGTCCTTGATCTTCAGGCCCCAGTAGTCGACCGTGACGGACAGGTTCCTGATCGGCTCGTAG belongs to Pseudoduganella albidiflava and includes:
- a CDS encoding DNA alkylation repair protein — protein: MTAKVWATVRDVIDGLAPLADDGLASEMSAYQRGQFAFLGIPAVPRRAAVGKPGSGLNGEEALQVAARLWDLPGREYKYTAADVLLQAAGRLDGTALDPLLDLAQREPWWDTVDPLATVIGTVVRRRRGVESGVCEAMDAASAHPSLWVRRIAMIHQRGWRLDTDEARLFRHALALAGEPDFFIRKAIGWALRDYGRWNPPAVTAFLATHGARFSPLTVREARKHLPPVTS
- the map gene encoding type I methionyl aminopeptidase; translation: MTKTPHEVALLAKSGRLLASVFGLLDRTPLAGKSTLEIDAMVERFIVDELAARPASKGQYGFAFVLNSSVNHVVCHGVPSAADVLKDGDIVNFDITLEKNGYIADSSKTYLVGEVAPAARRLVQATYEAMWKGIRAVRPGARLGDIGWAIERHAKRNGCSVVREYCGHGIGQQMHEAPQVRHFGERGTGMELREGMVFTIEPMFNRGGRSVTTLSDGWTVVTRDGSLSAQFEHTVAVTATGVAVLTLRPEEHGMVAIPAAAAAAGPAIMAASGTPRP
- a CDS encoding glycoside hydrolase family 28 protein, with translation MTDKTFLQRRQWIKGTAALGTVSFLGLPAPGRAQAADPWARARQIAGVFARPLPFPKRDFVVTAYGGKPCKVHKVAGYPTIRARGQVTTPVPGSHDSHPALRAAIAAAHKAGGGRVLVPAGDWYLKGPIVLLSNVHVHLAKGVHVYFSANPADYARDYPEAQTVDCGANGKLVLSRWQGNDCFNFAPLVYARGQKNIAITGEDWTSILDGQAGVPYEDGSGPGWWSMNQKGAEKGALHQGVDNPANPPLATMAPHLDAATLARIAGDRPHGRSDEKYLPALSEAGVPVDRRIFGLGHYLRPCLVEFMDCEDVLMQGYQAVNAPFWIHHPVKCRNVHFSKVKMESIGPNSDGFDPESCDTVLVDGCWFNTGDDCIAIKAGKNADVGYGPTRNVVIQNSVMNSGHGGITLGSEMSAGIEHVYAQNIDVRNIHYATDPINTVVRLKTNMNRGGYLRHFYVRDLTLPNGVRLKPGFYTPIPGGPVPAKTVPTGGGAVITFDCDYTPSFDLVRSRPPEVSDVHISGIRVSNVDTPEGRFGCYQAFVVLGPVAHSYNGAPDRPVLPVLPVQRVTISDCDFGNAVRADAPWFLHNARDVTLRNVTIGGKRYDEKLAG
- the pelA gene encoding pectate lyase, which gives rise to MKRTALALALALAAGWGLPAAQATVIGTMTRAQPVTEARIATLGETERAAWRAYLERSRALMERDKATLAAERASGTAPPEAQARLHGDSGMPLKQPAAWYASAEARHVADNIVSFQTPAGGWGKNVNRTGHLRQKGEHYAPIDDDPSGGVIVATKGWNYVGTIDNDATTTELAFLARVQAALPGAPGAAYRQAFERGVSYLLDAQYPNGGFPQVYPLQGGYHDAITFNDNAFAQVADLLAMVAARGGDYAFVPPELAARAGAAHGRAIKVLVASQIRVDGQLTGWCQQHDALTLAPVGARNFEPVALSSSETSRLLRLLMEQPRPTPEVVAAIDAAAAWLKRVAVRDVGWTTKAENGRFLEARPGAGPMWARMYDIATMKPIFGDRDGTIHTDVNELSKERRDGYGWYGNGPASALAAYDKWSKKR